Part of the Roseobacter litoralis Och 149 genome, TATTCGGCGCAACATAAGCTTCATGCGGGCCGTCCATGCGGCTTGAATCTCATCCAACACAAGCTCAAATCGTTCGTGAGACACCTTGTGCAGCATCCCAAGCATGTGGCGGTTGAAATGGAATTCCGAAAAATCCACCTCTGGGTAGATAGACGCAAGCAGCGCTGACGCCTTTAAGAAACGGTCATTGCGGCGCGGGTGCACAGTGTAGAACCGGTTAGACAGGTTCTGTGCACCAATAATCTGCATCACAGTCGCCTGCGCGCCGTTTGCCGCATTCAGAACGAAACAATCATTGAGAAACGCATCTATACCTGCGTTTGAGACACCAAGGTTTAAACAAGTTATCCCGATCTGATTTTCAATAATGGCCGGGAACGGCGCATTTATGAATTTACCGTATGTTTCGGTGCCACCAATAAAGGCGACATATGGGACATCCAAGCGCCGCTGCGGGCCACGAAAGAGAATTCGCGACTCTCCATACCGGCACGGCTCATAGTTCAGGGCCCCCGCCCCGAGTACTTCATAGGTCATAAACCCACCCTTATTTTCACCCAAGCATGTTTATGCAGGGCGGGTCCTTACATTTTCTTAATGATAGAATTTTAGACAATGCTGCTCTGCCGCATTGCACTTGCAGCTACCCGTGCCGAAGCCGTAGAATGCAGCTGATAAAAGGGGACTTCCGTGGAAATCAAATCAATTGGAATCGTCGGTGCAGGGCAGATGGGCAACGGTATTGCGCATGTTATGGCCTTGGCAGGGTATGATGTGATGTTGAACGACATCAATCAGGAGACACTGAGCGCCGCGATGGAAACAATGGCGCGCAACATGGACCGGCAGGTCAG contains:
- a CDS encoding DUF6473 family protein — translated: MTYEVLGAGALNYEPCRYGESRILFRGPQRRLDVPYVAFIGGTETYGKFINAPFPAIIENQIGITCLNLGVSNAGIDAFLNDCFVLNAANGAQATVMQIIGAQNLSNRFYTVHPRRNDRFLKASALLASIYPEVDFSEFHFNRHMLGMLHKVSHERFELVLDEIQAAWTARMKLMLRRITGRTVLLWFADHTPPAGNALFCDLAQASEPLFVTREMIDELTAHATSFVEVTASAQAQAAGTKGMSFSEMEALAAGKVLGPQAHGEVAERLSGVLDNFL